One window of Papaver somniferum cultivar HN1 chromosome 9, ASM357369v1, whole genome shotgun sequence genomic DNA carries:
- the LOC113307687 gene encoding peptide-N4-(N-acetyl-beta-glucosaminyl)asparagine amidase A-like: MDSSAAAAFFVLCLLTSSLSSSHANLHRTNPLFSSSQLENNTSPAITTTFQVTKPIKLPAKAIPCASLQVLKHDFGFTFTKPPVSVNYTPPSNCLSKGFSKIVLEWKSTVKGIQFDRIFGVWLSGVEIFRSCTAEPTASGIIWTVQKDITRYTSLLMKPQTLAVYLGNLVNSNYTGVYHVNLTFHFYHLDQESPPTVDNPADLIIPISRNLPLNDGLWFVVGSSTDIQSKKFTIPQNSYRAVLEVYVSFHSSDEFWYQNPPNEYIKEHNFTDTPGNGPFREVFVRLDGDEVGAVWPFTVVFTGGFSPLLWIPITAVGSFDLPSYDIEITPFLGKILDGKQHEFGFGVTNALNDWYIDANLHIWLDNASVGTTSGELIRNENSPTKISLVSEKKDSYITSARRLISSSGWVKSSHGNITTNSFQEFSFTNIMTLRGSSQVVNQTIDASSRVDTIVVPPSSSSYINTIERYQNFPFYLHDGYDNYTLLYISLGFNEKRSVGSSLSPRVSSMVLNNSQQGQLAVNANGNWVGSTQQVYLLDGSEGCYFWNVSSSNFLILYNISGDSCQQK; encoded by the coding sequence ATggattcttctgctgctgctgcttttttCGTCCTCTGTTTACTCACCAGTTCTCTCTCTTCTTCCCATGCAAATCTCCACAGAACAAATCCCTTATTCAGTTCATCACAATTGGAAAATAATACTAGTCCCGCAATTACAACTACTTTCCAAGTAACAAAACCCATAAAACTACCCGCTAAGGCAATTCCGTGCGCTTCTCTACAGGTTCTTAAACATGACTTTGGTTTTACTTTTACGAAACCACCAGTCTCTGTCAATTACACACCACCATCAAATTGCCTATCAAAGGGTTTCTCTAAAATTGTACTTGAATGGAAATCAACTGTTAAAGGAATACAATTTGATAGAATCTTCGGTGTTTGGTTAAGTGGTGTTGAAATATTTAGAAGTTGTACTGCTGAACCAACAGCATCAGGTATTATTTGGACTGTTCAGAAAGATATTACAAGGTATACTTCACTTCTTATGAAGCCGCAAACTTTAGCTGTTTATCTTGGTAATCTTGTTAATTCTAATTATACTGGTGTTTACCATGTCAATTTAACATTTCATTTCTACCATCTTGATCAAGAATCACCACCAACTGTTGACAATCCAGCTGATTTGATCATACCCATTTCAAGAAACCTTCCTTTGAATGATGGGTTATGGTTTGTGGTTGGGAGTTCCACGGATATTCAGTCAAAAAAATTCACAATACCACAGAATTCTTATAGAGCGGTGCTTGAAGTGTATGTGTCATTTCATTCTAGTGATGAGTTTTGGTATCAGAATCCTCCAAATGAGTATATAAAGGAACATAATTTTACTGATACACCTGGGAATGGACCTTTTAGAGAAGTTTTTGTTAGACTAGATGGTGATGAAGTTGGTGCTGTTTGGCCTTTTACTGTGGTGTTCACTGGTGGGTTTAGTCCCCTCCTCTGGATACCCATTACTGCCGTTGGGTCATTCGATCTCCCTTCTTATGATATCGAAATTACGCCTTTTTTAGGGAAGATTTTGGATGGGAAACAGCATGAGTTTGGGTTTGGTGTTACAAATGCTTTGAATGACTGGTACATCGATGCGAATTTACATATTTGGTTGGATAATGCAAGTGTCGGCACAACATCGGGAGAGTTGATTAGAAATGAAAATTCACCTACTAAAATCTCTTTGGTTTCAGAGAAAAAGGATTCTTATATTACTAGTGCGAGAAGGTTGATTTCATCGTCAGGTTGGGTTAAATCCTCTCATGGGAATATCACAACTAATTCATTTCAGGAATTCAGCTTCACCAACATAATGACATTAAGGGGAAGTTCACAAGTAGTGAATCAGACAATCGATGCAAGTAGCCGTGTCGACACTATAGTAGTTCCACCTTCATCGTCTTCTTATATAAACACGATTGAAAGATATCAAAACTTTCCATTTTACCTTCATGATGGCTACGACAACTACACATTACTGTACATCTCCTTGGGTTTTAATGAGAAGCGTTCAGTGGGTTCAAGTTTGTCTCCTCGGGTTTCATCCATGGTTCTAAACAATTCACAACAAGGACAGCTTGCCGTGAATGCTAATGGGAACTGGGTAGGAAGTACTCAACAAGTATACCTCCTTGATGGTTCTGAAGGATGTTATTTTTGGAATGTGAGTAGTTCAAACTTCCTTATTCTTTACAATATATCAGGCGACTCCTGCCAGCAAAAATGA